GCCAACCAGGGTGGTCGTCAGCTCCCCGACCAACGAACCGATCCATCCGCGTTCCTGGAGGTCTCGGAACATCCTTATGCTCAGCCCGAACGTTCCGTTCGAGCTGCGAACCGATCGTCTCGATGCGTCGTGGCAGACGCCTCAGCTGTCCACCGATGACCTGGAGTTGCACGCGGCCGTCGGCGAACATCTCCCTTGAGTCCATCGCCAGACGTATGAAATGAGGAGTTCGAGCAAGGGCCCGATCGACCAAGTCGTAGTCGGCAACGAGCTGGCACAGCGTTCCCTCGAGTGACACGAAGGAAACGACTGGCGTTCTCCTCCGCTGTTGGGGACGTCGGGTCGGCTGAAATAATGGCCGGGACGATACGGTGGCGAGTCAGAGCGCCGTGATCCACCGCGCGATCTCGTCAGCGATCTCGTCGCTATTGTCTTCGACCATCAGCGAGTGGCCGTTCCCAGCGAGAAGAGGCAGTTCGGACGACCAGAAGGTGACGGCGGCGCCCTGATCGGTGAGCCAGGCCACGATGTCCTGATCCAGCTGCGAGGGGTGGTCGGTATCGGCTCCACCCGTGAAGACGAGAATCGGCTTGTTCGTGAACGCGTCGGTCGGCCCGATCCTCATTTGGCTCCCACCGATGTTCTGACGCTGATAAAGCATCCGGGCCGGGATCGGCCGAAGGGTGCGGCGGAACACCTCGATGCACTCGCGGGGGAACCGCCGGCTGGGTCCGATGGCCTTGTCGTTCACGAAGGCGCTTGTGGGTTCCCAGAAACCCATCTTCGGGATGGTCCAGTCGATGGCCGCTCCACGGATGGAGACCTCCTGGTCGGACTCCCTCACGATCTCGGGCACCGCCTGTATATTTCCAGGCGGGCCCGGAGCGACGGCTACGAGCCCGTCGATGAGATCGCCATGCGTCTCTAGGAGGCGGAAGCCAATCGGACCTGCCATCGAGTGCACGACCAGCACGACGTTCCGGCCGAGACCAGAGAGGAACACGCCCATCCCTCGGCACACGCTCTCATAGTCCAGCCGCGCAGACGCCGCACGATCATCGACGTGTTGGGCCGCCTCATAGGACAACCCCAGCCAGTCCACCACCAGCACACCGTAGCCATGCGATACGAATCGTGCCGCCCAGCCCTGTCGGCCGTCGGGCGTCTCGAGATAGTACTCGTTCGAGGCACCACCCCCGTGCACGAGGACGATCCACCGAGCAGGCGCACCCGACGGCGCCAGTTCGGTGTACGAGATCGGCGCGACGTCGTCTGGGCGTGAAATCGAATCCATAGCTTCCCCAGGCCTGTTAGGCAATGACGGCGTCGAGGGCCCGTGCGAGCCTCTCCGGATGCGTGAGCATCACCAAATGGCTTCCGTCGATCTCGATCGTGCGCGGACTATCAAGCCGCCCGGCCGCGGCCTGGTAGATCTCAGCGGGAACGGCCTGGTCCTGAGCGAGGAACACATAACTTGACGGGATGCTGCTCGCCCAGAACCGGTCGAGGCGGATCGGCTCATCGGACCAGCCTGCCGGCGCTGGGACGAGCCTCGGCTCGAGCGCGGCGAGCTGCTGCTGCTCGAACGGGGACATGTCCTGCATAGACGCGGCCCAGAGCTCAGGCGGCATGACGATGGTGTTGTCGTCGGACTGACTCGCAAGCGCCTTCGTCGCTGCGACCAACGGATCGGGGAGCACGTCGTTAATGGTCTCGCCGTCGCGCAGCACCCAGGCGTCGACGAAGACGACCCGGCCGATGCGCTCGGGCATCGCCTCAGCGACGAGTTGGATGAGCGGACCTCCGCCGCTATGACCGACGAGCACGATGTCGAGCTGGGTGAGCTCTCTTACCTGATCGATCAGATCGCGCGCCATCATGCTCATCGTGACGCCGGAGCGGTCCACGTCACCGTCTTCGAGACCGCGCAGCGTCGGCGCGATCACCTCGTGCCCCATTCTGCGCAATTCGTCGGCGACGCCGTCCCACACCCAGCCGCCTACCCATCCGCCGTGCACCAGTACGATCTGCATTGATCATCCTCTTCGCATATTTATCTGCTGAGCAGAACTTGTTCCTAACTAGAAGACACAATAGCTTGCGCGGCGCCAACAGTCCAGCATGGCTCGAGCTCTCTTCAGAACGCGCCGAACGACCCCTGCACCAGGTCGCAGGGGAAAGAGACGACGAGCCTTCAGGAGGTCAGGTCGGCCAGACGTACGGCTGCCTCATCGAGGAGTGCGACGAGGGTCTTCACCTTGCGGGGAGGCAAGCGGAACACCGGGGCAGATGCGTTGATCGCCAACCGCAGCCCGCTCGCCGAGGGAACGGCCACGGCCACCGAGGCCACGCCCTCCTCGCTCTCCTCCCGGTTCGTTGCATAGCCCTGCTTCGCGACAAGATCCAGTTGTGCGAGGAGCTCGGTCTTGGTACGGATCGACTGCGGAGTCACCTGTGAGAGTTGCTCGTCGGGGTAGAGACGGTCCAATTGTTCTCGCGGGAGCTGCGCCAGGAGAACCTTTCCCGTGGAGGTGCAATGGGCCGGCATCTCCTTGCCCAACCGTGAAGCGACTCGCACCGCCGTCGTCGGTTCCGCGACCGGGGTCGTGCCCGACGTGAACCAGATCCAGCTCAGCCCCGACATCGCCCGTACCGTTCCTCGACGCGCGCACGAGGTGCTCGGTATCGTGACCGAGAGCTGGAGCCCGCTCGGCCGCGGGCCCGAGCTGCGGGAGAACCCGACGATCGTGCAGATCGCGGCGGACGTCGGACGAACGGCGGCACAGGTGGTGCTCCGCTGGCACGTGCAGCAGGGCCTCGTGCCGGTGCCGAGATCGTCAGACCCCAAACGCCTGGTCGAGAACCTCTCGGTCTTCGACTTCCGCCTTAGCACCGACCAGATGGCCACGCTTGCGTCCCTCGACAACGGCGAAGCCGCCGCGCGGGACTCTGACCTGCCCGAGAACGGTCATTAGTCCACCAAGAACACCAAAATCGTCACCGATCTGGTAAATTCAGCGCGCTCTGGAGACGCAGCAGAACGCCTCGCGCGGCTCCTGGACATTCGACTACACGCAGGACCGGCTCTCCGCCATCATGCGCTGCACACACGACCGCTGCCTCGAGACCGCCGACGAATACGGCTCGCCAGGCTTGCCCGGTGGACTTCGGCGACTGCGCGAAGCAACTGACCGGCGGCGAAGGTGATGGCTCGAACGTAGGCGCGATCTGCCTTGCTCGCCTCACCTTCGGCTCGCTCGACAGCCGCGTCCAAACCATCGCGAAGTCGCGTGCACTGCAGATGGCGGCGAGGGAGAGAGTAAGTTCTGCAGTGTGCCCGATCGGGAACAGGGGGTGGGCTTTAGTACCCCTGCCCGAATTCGCGAAGTCTGGGCCACAGATCGCCGCCGACGACGCCGAAGACCCCTACGTCCGCCAGCATGCCGCCGAAGCCCTGCTTGAGATCAACGAAGACCGGAAAGTCAACGGCCGCTACCTCGCCGTCAAGACCCGACAGAACCTCGCCCGCCTCACCGACTTCGCCGAACACACCCGTCGGTTTCCCTGCCTCTTCCGCCTCGATCAACGCCACCTGTGCACCCCTATCAGCGGGAGCGAGGGTCTCGGGAAGCTTCTCAAGCCGACGGGCAACTCGCTCGGCAGTGCTTGCGAATCGGCGGTACGGACGACCCAACTGTTCGCTCGTGTTGGGGTCCTGGCCGTGCCCCATGAGACGGCGGAGCTGCTCCTCGCTGACCTCACCACCGGGTTCGACGGCGCCAGAAATGTACGCGAGACCCGATCCGAGCCATGAGCCCGGCGGCGTGCTGTTCAGTCGTTCAGCCGGTGGAGCCAGTAGCCGGGTTCGCGGCGCTCGTGGGCGTAGGCGAGGATCAGGATCGTGTCCGGCTCCACCGTGTAGACGATGCGGTACGGGTATCCGCGAACGGCCTTGCTGCGGATCACGGTGCCATCGTCAGCGGTCGTGAATGGTGGGGCGGCGTTCGGCCATTGGTCGAGGTCTTTCCGGGCTTGCCTTGCTCGGTCGATGAGCGCAAGGCCGATCCCTGGCTCCTGGTCTTCGTACCAGCGCACGGTGGCGTCGAACTCCGCGACGGCCTCGGGGTGCTCTCGCTGGGCCAAGGTCATGCGGTGAGCAAGGCGCGCAAACGCTCGTAGTGCTCGTCGGCATCCACCAGATCGACCGCACCCTCACGCACCTCGGCCAGTCGCCGGGTAGCCTCGGCACGCCAGGCTGCATCGACCTCGCTCTCGTCGTCTGCATCATGGAGGCTTTCGAGCAGGGCGTTAGCGACGACCGCGCGCTGATCGGCGTCGAGCGCGAGGCCGTCTCGGATCAGAGTTGCGGTGTCGGGTGTCATGTATTCAAGTGTACGTCGAACGGCCGACAATCGCGCTGGGCGTCTGTGGCTCGGGTTGCGGGGCTGCTGTGAACGTCACGCCGACGCGACGTGCTGCTGATGCTCATAGGCCGCGTGCTGGCCCGTCATGTCGCGGGTCGTTGCGCCGCGGGTCGCGTTCGGTCGGCTCGCGGAGTTGCCGTTCGCGTTCGGCGAGTGCTTGCTGCCTTGCTTCGTGCTCGGCGCGGGTGGTTTCGATCCGTGCGGCGGCGTCGCGGATCGGTAGCGCGCGGAGGTAGTCGGCCTCGGCTCGGAGCGCGGTGGCTTGCTGGTGCGCCTGTCCTGCTTGCTGTGCTGGGTTCGGCAGTCGCATCCCGACCCGGTGGCGCATCACCGCCTGCGGCCCGTACTCGCTGACCAGCAACGCCCGGCGTTCCTGCTCGTGCCGCTGCC
This region of Microbacterium paraoxydans genomic DNA includes:
- a CDS encoding alpha/beta fold hydrolase; protein product: MDSISRPDDVAPISYTELAPSGAPARWIVLVHGGGASNEYYLETPDGRQGWAARFVSHGYGVLVVDWLGLSYEAAQHVDDRAASARLDYESVCRGMGVFLSGLGRNVVLVVHSMAGPIGFRLLETHGDLIDGLVAVAPGPPGNIQAVPEIVRESDQEVSIRGAAIDWTIPKMGFWEPTSAFVNDKAIGPSRRFPRECIEVFRRTLRPIPARMLYQRQNIGGSQMRIGPTDAFTNKPILVFTGGADTDHPSQLDQDIVAWLTDQGAAVTFWSSELPLLAGNGHSLMVEDNSDEIADEIARWITAL
- a CDS encoding alpha/beta fold hydrolase: MQIVLVHGGWVGGWVWDGVADELRRMGHEVIAPTLRGLEDGDVDRSGVTMSMMARDLIDQVRELTQLDIVLVGHSGGGPLIQLVAEAMPERIGRVVFVDAWVLRDGETINDVLPDPLVAATKALASQSDDNTIVMPPELWAASMQDMSPFEQQQLAALEPRLVPAPAGWSDEPIRLDRFWASSIPSSYVFLAQDQAVPAEIYQAAAGRLDSPRTIEIDGSHLVMLTHPERLARALDAVIA
- a CDS encoding IclR family transcriptional regulator, which gives rise to MSGLSWIWFTSGTTPVAEPTTAVRVASRLGKEMPAHCTSTGKVLLAQLPREQLDRLYPDEQLSQVTPQSIRTKTELLAQLDLVAKQGYATNREESEEGVASVAVAVPSASGLRLAINASAPVFRLPPRKVKTLVALLDEAAVRLADLTS
- a CDS encoding aldo/keto reductase, whose product is MEVQWAGISLPNREATRTAVVGSATGVVPDVNQIQLSPDIARTVPRRAHEVLGIVTESWSPLGRGPELRENPTIVQIAADVGRTAAQVVLRWHVQQGLVPVPRSSDPKRLVENLSVFDFRLSTDQMATLASLDNGEAAARDSDLPENGH
- a CDS encoding relaxase domain-containing protein translates to MPVPHRLHGGAGHDPDPRLRPRAPRTRLLAPPAERLNSTPPGSWLGSGLAYISGAVEPGGEVSEEQLRRLMGHGQDPNTSEQLGRPYRRFASTAERVARRLEKLPETLAPADRGAQVALIEAEEAGKPTGVFGEVGEAGEVLSGLDGEVAAVDFPVFVDLKQGFGGMLADVGVFGVVGGDLWPRLREFGQGY
- a CDS encoding type II toxin-antitoxin system RelE/ParE family toxin; its protein translation is MTLAQREHPEAVAEFDATVRWYEDQEPGIGLALIDRARQARKDLDQWPNAAPPFTTADDGTVIRSKAVRGYPYRIVYTVEPDTILILAYAHERREPGYWLHRLND
- a CDS encoding addiction module protein; the encoded protein is MTPDTATLIRDGLALDADQRAVVANALLESLHDADDESEVDAAWRAEATRRLAEVREGAVDLVDADEHYERLRALLTA